In a genomic window of Suncus etruscus isolate mSunEtr1 chromosome X unlocalized genomic scaffold, mSunEtr1.pri.cur SUPER_X_unloc_4, whole genome shotgun sequence:
- the LOC126000626 gene encoding LOW QUALITY PROTEIN: dolichyl-phosphate beta-glucosyltransferase-like (The sequence of the model RefSeq protein was modified relative to this genomic sequence to represent the inferred CDS: substituted 1 base at 1 genomic stop codon), with amino-acid sequence MAEMVISRDGHEDPASQSELRRCLSQVSFVACITAGEMPRLHRHEQEKFFINAKGQKEDLPSIWDSPTKQLSVVVPSHKEEKRLPVMMDEALDYLENRQKXDSAFTYEVIVVDDGSKDKTSKVAYKYCLKYGSDKVRVITLVKNRGKGGAIKMVIFSSGGEKVLMADADGATKFPDIEKLENGLDDLQPWPDRMAIACGSQAHLEKESIAQRSYFRSLLMYGFHFLVWFLCVRGIRDTQCVFKLLTREAASRTFSSLHIERWAFDVELLYIAQFFQIPIAEIAVNWSEIEGSKLVPFWSWLQMGKDLLFIPLRYLTGAWRLEQNRKIN; translated from the exons ATGGCGGAAATGGTCATTTCAAGAGATGGACACGAAGATCCAGCTTCTCAGTCAG AGCTTAGGCGCTGCCTCTCCCAGGTTTCCTTTGTTGCATGTATAACTGCTGGAGAAATGCCCCGCCTTCATCGACATGAACAAGAGAAGTTCTTCATAAATGCCAAAGGCCAGAAGGAAGATTTACCCAGCATATGGGACTCACCTACCAAACAGCTTTCTGTTGTTGTGCCTTCACACAAGGAAGAAAAACGGTTGCCTGTCATGATGGATGAAGCTCTGGACTATCTAGAGAACAGACAGAAATAAGATTCTGCGTTCACTTATGAAGTGATAGTAGTTGATGATGGCAGCAAAGACAAAACTTCAAAGGTTGCTTATAAGTATTGTCTGAAATATGGAAGTGACAAAGTACGAGTGATAACACTGGTGAAGAATCGTGGGAAAGGAGGAGCTATTAAGATGGTTATATTTAGTTCTGGAGGAGAAAAAGTCCTTATGGCAGATGCTGATGGAGCCACAAAGTTTCCAGATattgagaaattagaaaatggaTTGGATGACCTGCAACCTTGGCCTGATAGAATGGCTATTGCTTGTGGATCTCAAGCACATTTAGAAAAAGAATCAATTGCTCAGCGTTCTTACTTCCGTTCTCTTCTCATGTATGGTTTCCACTTTCTGGTGTGGTTCCTTTGTGTCCGAGGAATCAGAGACACACAGTGCGTGTTCAAATTATTGACCCGAGAAGCAGCTTCGCGGACATTTTCATCTCTACATATTGAACGGTGGGCATTTGATGTAGAACTGCTTTATATAGCACAGTTCTTTCAAATTCCAATAGCAGAAATTGCTGTCAACTGGTCTGAAATTGAAGGTTCTAAATTAGTTCCATTTTGGAGCTGGCTCCAAATGGGCAAGGATCTACTTTTTATACCACTTCGGTATTTGACTGGTGCCTGGAGACTTGAACAAAACAGGAAAATCAATTAG